One Bradyrhizobium sp. CCGB12 genomic window carries:
- a CDS encoding nuclear transport factor 2 family protein, with protein sequence MAVAIDWLDAYRAGDIEAILELYAEDAVVHCGCGAGVKTITSREALRAYWVDRLRDYPAGKLNDLNCSQDGTLISYNTRTGVVSVLLAFDAAGRIKELNCSPSH encoded by the coding sequence ATGGCCGTTGCGATTGACTGGCTTGATGCCTACCGCGCGGGTGATATCGAAGCGATCCTCGAATTGTATGCCGAAGATGCCGTGGTTCACTGCGGCTGCGGCGCCGGCGTCAAGACCATTACCAGTCGCGAGGCACTCCGTGCCTATTGGGTCGATCGCCTCCGAGACTATCCGGCCGGCAAGTTGAACGATCTCAATTGCTCGCAGGACGGGACTCTTATCTCATACAACACGCGTACTGGTGTCGTGAGTGTGCTTCTTGCGTTTGACGCCGCCGGGAGGATCAAGGAACTCAACTGCAGTCCCTCACACTAG